One Methylorubrum extorquens genomic window, GCGATGCTTTGCGATGAAAGCGAACTTCATATCGCTTCCCTCGCAAAGTAAGTGGCAGGCTTTTCTAGGATGTCACGCTCCGCCTTCGGACGAGAGACCTCCTTGCACAGCCGATCGATCTCAACCTGCTCGGGCTTCATCTGACCCTGACCAGGGAAGACATGTTGCGGATCAGCCGCCGCCTGCTTTACCCAGCGATGCAGCGATGCAGCATCGTCTTGTGAACGTCGAGGTCGCGCGCCGCTTGCGCAACACTGATTCCGCGTTCCTGAACCAGTCGAACCGCCTCAATCTTAAACTCACGCGCCAACTTGCGACGTTGCATGGAGCACCTCCGGCTTCACCATCACACCTAAACCGGGTGTCCGTGAAACCGGCAGCAGGCCAAATAGTAAAGTCCGTCTTTCTGCCTAGCGCTCTCTAACCGGACGGGAAGCTGACAGCTATGCTCGCTCTTCCGAGGCCAATCGGACTGCAGATATGCAGACCTTCCGATGGCCTGAGAAGGGTCAGGAGTTGGCGCGCTATGATTTTGTCGGTCCCGGTGCTTTGGATGTTTGATCCCAGGGTTTGATGGTGCACTCTTCACACTGGAGTGGAGGGACGCGCTATGGGCCAGGTTCTTCACGGCAGCGCCACGACGACTGAGACGATCCGTCGAGCGATCCAGCATAGTCAAGCGAGCCTGAGGGCGCTCTCGAAGCGCTATGGGATCAACCCGAAGACGGTCGCCAAGTGGCGCCAGCGGACCTCGGTCGCCGACCAGTGCACCGGTCCAAAGGATCCGCACTCGACGGTGCTGTCACCCGAAGACGAAGCGGTGGTGGTCGGCCTTTCGGCGTCACACGCTCCTGCCGCTGGACGACTGCCTCTATGCGCTGCAGGCCACGATCCCGCACCTGACCCGCTCGTCGCTGCATCGCTGCCTGCAGCGCCATGGGATCAGCCGATTGCCGGAGGTCGACGGCGACAAACCCAAGCGGTCGCGCTTCAAGGCCTATCCGCTCGGCTACTTCCATATCGATCTGGCCGAGGTTCACACGGCCGAAGGCCGGCTCTACCTGCTCGTCGCCATCGATCGTACGACCAAGTTCGCCTTCGTGCAATTGCACGAGAAGGCGACGCGGCGAATTCCTACGGCATCTCATCGAGGCCGTGCCCTACAAGGTGCACACGGTGCTCACCGACAACGGCACTCACTTCACCACGCCGGGCAACGTCGCTTCAGCTGCCTCCATCATCAGGGAAGCGATTGCAGCCGGCGAGACATTCCGAGCCCACAGCTTCGAGTCCGCTTGCGCCCGAAACGATATCGATCATCGCCTGTCAAAGCCGCGTCACCCCTGGACCAACGGTCAGGTCGAGCGAATGAACCGCACGATCAAGGACGCCACGGTCAAACGCTATCACTACGACAGCCACGAGCAACTCCGCGCTCACCTGGGCGACTTCGTCAGTGCCTACAACTTTGGCCGCCGCCTGAAGACCCTGCGCGGTCTCACGCCCTACGAGGCCATCTGCAAAGCATGGTCCGCCGAGCCCAGCCGCTTCAGGTCAAACCCGCTCCACCAAATGCCGGGACCAAACATCTAGGAGGCCGGACTGAACGACTTGGCCCCCGCTCACCGATTTGCCCGAGTGGGGTGGACAGAGTTCTTCCAGCGTCATTAGATCCCGCGCCTATTCGAACGCGATCAGCATGAGCACGAGGTTACGTCAGGCTCTTGGATTGGTCGCTAAGCGCAGGCTCGCGATAGGCATCAAAGTCTGCAGGAGGCCAATTTTTGACCTCCTGCGTATCGGCCAACCTGCCTGCGTTACTGCATGGTCGGCATCACGAAGTCGGCGCCGGTACGGATGCCGGTCGGCCAGCGGGTCGTGATCGTCTTGAGGCGCGTGTAGAAGCGCACGCCCTCCGGCCCGTGCATGTGGTGGTCGCCGAACAGCGAAGCCTTCCAGCCGCCGAAGGAGTGGAAGGCCATCGGCACCGGAATCGGTACGTTGATGCCGACCATGCCGACCTCGATCGCGTGGGCGAACTCGCGTGCCGCGTCGCCGTCGCGGGTGAAGATCGCGGTGCCGTTGCCGAACTCGTGCTCGTTGATGAGCTGCGCGGCCGCGGCGTAGTCCGGCACCCGAGTCACGGCCAGGACCGGCCCGAAGATCTCCTCCCGGTAGATCCGCATCTCCGGCGTCACCCGGTCGAACAGCGAGCCGCCGATGAAGTAGCCCGCCTCGTAGCCCTGGAGCTTGAGATCGCGCCCGTCGACCAAGAGCTCGGCGCCCTCGGCCACGCCCTGATCGATGTAGCCGCGCACCTTCTCGTAGTGCTGGCGCGTCACCAGAGGGCCCATCTCGGACTCGGGGTCGGTGCCGGGGCCGACCTTGAGGGCGCGCACCTTCGGGATCAGCCGCTCGATCAGGGCGTCGGCGGTCCGCTCGCCGACCGGCACCGCCACCGAGACTGCCATGCAGCGCTCGCCCGCCGAGCCGTAGGCTGCGCCCATCAGGGCATCGACCGCCTGATCCAAGTCGGCATCGGGCATGACGATCATGTGGTTCTTGGCGCCGCCCAGCGCCTGAGCGCGCTTCCCGGTACTGGTGGCAGTCGCGTAGATGTAGCGGGCGATCGGGGTCGAGCCGACGAAGCTGATCGCGCTGATGCCGGGGCTGTGCAAGAGCGCGTCGACCGCCTCCTTGTCACCCTGCACCACCTGGAACACGCCATCGGGCAGGCCGGCCTCCTTGAGCCACTCGGCCATCCGCAAAGCGGTGGACGGGTCACGCTCAGAGGGCTTCAGGACGAAGCAGTTGCCGCAGGCGAGCGCCACGGGAAACATCCACATCGGCACCATGGCGGGGAAGTTGAACGGCGTGATGCCGGCGACCACGCCCAGCGGCTGGCGCAGGGAGTGGCTGTCGACGCGGGTGCCGACATTCTCGGTCACCTCGCCCTTTAGAAGCTGCGGGATGCCGGTGGCGAATTCCACGACTTCGGCCCCGCGCTGGATCTCGCCCTTGGCGTCCGAAAGCACCTTGCCGTGCTCGGCGGTGATGACGGCAGCGAGTTCGTCGGTGCGCTCCTCGAGGATGCGCAGGAAGCGGTTGAGGATGCGCGCGCGGCGCAGGGGCGGCGTGGCCGCCCAGGCCGGGAAGGCGGCCTTGGCCGATGCCACCGCGGCCTCGACCTCGTCGCGGCTCGCCAGCGCCACCGCGCCGGTCTCCTCGCCGGTGGCCGGATTGTAGACCGGCGCGGTGCGGCCGGAGCGGCCCGAGGCGCGGGCGCCATCGATGAAGTGCGGAATCTCTTGAGGCATGGCTCTGTCCTGTCCGTGCCAGCCTTGCGGGCCGGTGGATCTTCGAAGCTTCGGTGAAAGGGGCGTTCAGGGGGCGGCGACGGCCGCTTCGGAGGCAGGCACGGGCGCTCCGAGTTCGGCGGTGAAGGTGCCGAAGAACTGGTCGGCGAGCTTGCGCGAGGTCCCCTGGATCAGACGTCCGCCGAGTGAGGCGATCTTGCCGCCGATCTCGGCCTTGGCCTCGTAGGTCAGCACGGTGTCCGCACCCTCCTCGCGGAGCGAGACGACGGCGCGGCCCTTGGCGAAGCCCGCCATGCCGCCGTTGCCCTGCCCGACCAGGGTGT contains:
- a CDS encoding CoA-acylating methylmalonate-semialdehyde dehydrogenase, with amino-acid sequence MPQEIPHFIDGARASGRSGRTAPVYNPATGEETGAVALASRDEVEAAVASAKAAFPAWAATPPLRRARILNRFLRILEERTDELAAVITAEHGKVLSDAKGEIQRGAEVVEFATGIPQLLKGEVTENVGTRVDSHSLRQPLGVVAGITPFNFPAMVPMWMFPVALACGNCFVLKPSERDPSTALRMAEWLKEAGLPDGVFQVVQGDKEAVDALLHSPGISAISFVGSTPIARYIYATATSTGKRAQALGGAKNHMIVMPDADLDQAVDALMGAAYGSAGERCMAVSVAVPVGERTADALIERLIPKVRALKVGPGTDPESEMGPLVTRQHYEKVRGYIDQGVAEGAELLVDGRDLKLQGYEAGYFIGGSLFDRVTPEMRIYREEIFGPVLAVTRVPDYAAAAQLINEHEFGNGTAIFTRDGDAAREFAHAIEVGMVGINVPIPVPMAFHSFGGWKASLFGDHHMHGPEGVRFYTRLKTITTRWPTGIRTGADFVMPTMQ
- a CDS encoding SRPBCC family protein, whose translation is MDITGEYRIAAPRAAVWAALNDPEVLARCIPGCKELTQASPEELAAKVALKVGPVSATFAGTVRFEDIRAPEGYTLVGQGNGGMAGFAKGRAVVSLREEGADTVLTYEAKAEIGGKIASLGGRLIQGTSRKLADQFFGTFTAELGAPVPASEAAVAAP